One window of the Bubalus kerabau isolate K-KA32 ecotype Philippines breed swamp buffalo chromosome 9, PCC_UOA_SB_1v2, whole genome shotgun sequence genome contains the following:
- the BCLAF1 gene encoding bcl-2-associated transcription factor 1 isoform X2 produces MGRSNSRSHSSRSKSRSQSSSRSRSRSHSRKKRYRSRSRTYSRSRSRDRIYSRDYRRDYRNNRGMRRPYGYRGRGRGYYQGGGGRYHRGGYRPVWNRRHSRSPRRGRSRSRSPKRRSVSSQRSRSRSRRSYRSSRSPRSSSSRSSSPYSKSPVSKRRGSQEKQTKKAEGEPQEESPLKNKSQEEPKDTFEHDPSESIDEFNKSSATSGDIWPGLSAYDNSPRSPHSPSPIATPPSQSSSCSDAPMLSTVHSAKNTPSQHSHSIQHSPERSGSGSVGNGSSRYSPSQNSPIHHIPSRRSPAKTITPQNAPRDEARGRSSFYPDGGDQETAKTGKFLKRFTDEESRVFLLDRGNTRDKEAPKEKGSEKGRTEGEWEDQEVLDYFSDKESGKQKFNDSEGDDTEETEDYRQFRKSVLADQGKNFATTSHRNTEEEGPKYKSKVSLKGNRESDGFREEKNYKLKETGYVVERPSTAKDKHKEDDKNSERITVKKETQSPEQVKSEKLKDLFDYSPPLHKNLDAREKSTFREESPLRIKMIASDSHRPEVKLKMAPVPLDDSNRPASLTKDRLLASTLVHSVKKEQEFRSIFDHIKLPQASKSTSESFIQHIVSLVHHVKEQYFKSSSMTLNERFTSYQKATEEHSARQKSPEIHRRIDISPSALRKHTRLAGEERVFKEENQKGDKKLRCDSADLRHDIDRRRKERSKERGDSKGSRESSGSRKQEKTPKDYKEYKSYKDDSKHKSREQDHSRSSSSSASPSSPSSREEKESKKEREEEFKTHHELKEYSGFAGVSRPRGTFFRIRGRGRARGVFAGTNTGPNNSNTTFQKRPKEEEWDPEYTPKSKKYFLHDDRDDGVDYWAKRGRGRGTFQRGRGRFNFKKSGSSPKWTHDKYQGDGIVEDEEETMENNEEKKDRRKEEKE; encoded by the exons GTCTCGTTCCAGGACGTATTCAAGATCTCGTAGTAGAGATCGAATTTATTCTAGAGATTATCGTCGAGATTACAGAAATAATAGAGGAATGAGACGACCTTATGGATACAGAGGAAGGGGTAGAGGGTATTATCAAGGAGGAGGAGGTAGATACCATCGAGGTGGTTATAGACCTGTTTGGAATAGAAGACACTCTAGGAGTCCTCGACGAGGTCGTTCACGTTCCAGGAGTCCAAAAAGAAGATCCGTTTCTTCTCAAAGATCCCGAAGCAGATCTCGCCGATCATATAGATCCTCTAGGTCTCCAAGATCATCCTCTTCTCGTTCTTCGTCCCCTTATAGCAAGTCTCCTGTCTCTAAAAGACGAGGGTCTcaggaaaaacaaaccaaaaaagctgAAGGGGAACCTCAAGAAGAGAgtcctttgaaaaataaatcacagGAGGAACCGAAAGATACATTTGAACACGACCCGTCTGAATCTATTGATGAGTTTAATAAATCATCGGCCACATCTGGTGATATTTGGCCTGGCCTTTCAGCTTATGATAATAGCCCCAGATCGCCCCATAGTCCTTCACCAATTGCTACACCACCTAGTCAGAGTTCATCTTGCTCTGATGCCCCCATGCTCAGTACAGTACACTCTGCAAAAAACACACCCTCTCAGCATTCACATTCCATTCAGCATAGTCCTGAAAGATCTGGGTCTGGTTCTGTTGGAAATGGATCAAGTAGATACAGCCCTTCTCAGAATAGTCCAATTCATCACATCCCTTCACGAAGAAGCCCTGCAAAGACAATCACACCACAGAATGCTCCAAGAGATGAGGCTAGGGGACGTTCCTCATTTTATCCTGATGGTGGAGATCAGGAAACTGCAAAgacaggaaaattcttaaaaag GTTCACAGATGAAGAGTCTAGAGTATTCCTGCTTGATAGGGGTAATACCAGGGATAAAGAGGCTCCAAAGGAGAAAGGATCAgagaaagggaggacagagggaGAATGGGAAGATCAGGAAGTTCTAGATTACTTCAGTGATAAGGAATCtggaaaacaaaagtttaatgattcagaaggggatgacacagaggagacagaggattATAGACAGTTCAGGAAGTCAGTTCTTGCAGATCAGGGTAAAAATTTTGCTACTACGTCTCATCGGAATACTGAGGAGGAAGGACCCAAGTACAAGTCCAAAGTTTCATTGAAAGGCAATAGAGAAAGTGATggatttagagaagaaaaaaattacaaacttaAAGAGACTGGATATGTAGTGGAAAGGCCTAGCACTGCAAAAGATAAGCACAAGGAAGACGACAAAAATTCTGAGAGAATAACAGTAAAGAAAGAAACTCAGTCACCTGAGCAGGTAAAGTCTGAAAAGCTCAAAGACCTCTTTGATTACAGTCCCCCTCTACACAAGAATCTGGATGCCCGAGAAAAGTCTACCTTCAGAGAAGAGAGCCCACTTAGGATCAAAATGATAGCCAGTGATTCTCATCGTCCTGAAGTCAAACTCAAAATGGCACCTGTTCCTCTTGATGATTCTAACAG ACCTGCTTCCTTGACTAAAGACAGACTGCTTGCTAGTACACTTGTCCATTCTGTCAAGAAGGAGCAAGAATTCCGATCCATCTTTGACCACATTAAGTTGCCACAGGCCAGCAAAAGCACATCTGAatcatttattcaacacattGTGTCCTTGGTTCATCATGTTAAAG AGCAATACTTCAAATCATCTTCAATGACCCTAAACGAGAGGTTCACTTCGTATCAGAAAGCCACTGAAGAACATAGTGCCAGGCAAAAGAGCCCTGAGATACACAG GAGAATTGACATCTCTCCAAGTGCCCTGAGGAAGCATACCCGTTTAGCAGGGGAAGAGAgagtttttaaagaagaaaatcaaaag GGAGATAAAAAATTAAGATGTGATTCTGCTGATCTTCGGCATGACATAGATCGtcggagaaaagaaagaagtaaagaaCGGGGGGATTCCAAGGGCTCCAGGGAATCCAGTGGAtcaagaaagcaggaaaaaacTCCAAAAGATTACAAGGAATACAAATCTTACAAAGATGACAG taaacaTAAAAGTAGAGAGCAAGATCATTCTCGATCTTCATCCTCTTCAGCATCACCTTCTTCTCCTAGTTCTcgagaagaaaaggagagtaagaaggaaagagaagaagaatttAAAACTCACCATGAACTGAAAGAATACTCAGGCTTTGCAGGAGTTAGCCGACCACGAGGAACCTTT TTTCGAATTAGAGGCAGAGGAAGAGCCAGAGGAGTTTTTGCTGGGACAAATACTGGTCCAAACAACTCAAATACTACTTTTCAAAAGAGACCGAAGGAAGAGGAATGGGATCCAGAATATACCCCAAAGAGCAAGAAGTACTTCTTG CATGATGACAGAGATGATGGTGTGGATTATTGGGCCAAAAGAGGAAGAGGTCGTGGTACTTTCCAACGTGGCAGAGGGCGCTTTAACTTCAAAAAGTCGGGTAGCAGTCCAAAGTGGACTCATGACAAATACCAGGGGGACGGGATTGTTGAAGATGAAGaagagaccatggaaaataatgaagaaaagaagGACAGACGCAAAGAAGAAAAG gaatAG
- the BCLAF1 gene encoding bcl-2-associated transcription factor 1 isoform X6, whose protein sequence is MGRSNSRSHSSRSKSRSQSSSRSRSRSHSRKKRYRSRSRTYSRSRSRDRIYSRDYRRDYRNNRGMRRPYGYRGRGRGYYQGGGGRYHRGGYRPVWNRRHSRSPRRGRSRSRSPKRRSVSSQRSRSRSRRSYRSSRSPRSSSSRSSSPYSKSPVSKRRGSQEKQTKKAEGEPQEESPLKNKSQEEPKDTFEHDPSESIDEFNKSSATSGDIWPGLSAYDNSPRSPHSPSPIATPPSQSSSCSDAPMLSTVHSAKNTPSQHSHSIQHSPERSGSGSVGNGSSRYSPSQNSPIHHIPSRRSPAKTITPQNAPRDEARGRSSFYPDGGDQETAKTGKFLKSPPLHKNLDAREKSTFREESPLRIKMIASDSHRPEVKLKMAPVPLDDSNRPASLTKDRLLASTLVHSVKKEQEFRSIFDHIKLPQASKSTSESFIQHIVSLVHHVKEQYFKSSSMTLNERFTSYQKATEEHSARQKSPEIHRRIDISPSALRKHTRLAGEERVFKEENQKGDKKLRCDSADLRHDIDRRRKERSKERGDSKGSRESSGSRKQEKTPKDYKEYKSYKDDSKHKSREQDHSRSSSSSASPSSPSSREEKESKKEREEEFKTHHELKEYSGFAGVSRPRGTFFRIRGRGRARGVFAGTNTGPNNSNTTFQKRPKEEEWDPEYTPKSKKYFLHDDRDDGVDYWAKRGRGRGTFQRGRGRFNFKKSGSSPKWTHDKYQGDGIVEDEEETMENNEEKKDRRKEEKE, encoded by the exons GTCTCGTTCCAGGACGTATTCAAGATCTCGTAGTAGAGATCGAATTTATTCTAGAGATTATCGTCGAGATTACAGAAATAATAGAGGAATGAGACGACCTTATGGATACAGAGGAAGGGGTAGAGGGTATTATCAAGGAGGAGGAGGTAGATACCATCGAGGTGGTTATAGACCTGTTTGGAATAGAAGACACTCTAGGAGTCCTCGACGAGGTCGTTCACGTTCCAGGAGTCCAAAAAGAAGATCCGTTTCTTCTCAAAGATCCCGAAGCAGATCTCGCCGATCATATAGATCCTCTAGGTCTCCAAGATCATCCTCTTCTCGTTCTTCGTCCCCTTATAGCAAGTCTCCTGTCTCTAAAAGACGAGGGTCTcaggaaaaacaaaccaaaaaagctgAAGGGGAACCTCAAGAAGAGAgtcctttgaaaaataaatcacagGAGGAACCGAAAGATACATTTGAACACGACCCGTCTGAATCTATTGATGAGTTTAATAAATCATCGGCCACATCTGGTGATATTTGGCCTGGCCTTTCAGCTTATGATAATAGCCCCAGATCGCCCCATAGTCCTTCACCAATTGCTACACCACCTAGTCAGAGTTCATCTTGCTCTGATGCCCCCATGCTCAGTACAGTACACTCTGCAAAAAACACACCCTCTCAGCATTCACATTCCATTCAGCATAGTCCTGAAAGATCTGGGTCTGGTTCTGTTGGAAATGGATCAAGTAGATACAGCCCTTCTCAGAATAGTCCAATTCATCACATCCCTTCACGAAGAAGCCCTGCAAAGACAATCACACCACAGAATGCTCCAAGAGATGAGGCTAGGGGACGTTCCTCATTTTATCCTGATGGTGGAGATCAGGAAACTGCAAAgacaggaaaattcttaaaaag TCCCCCTCTACACAAGAATCTGGATGCCCGAGAAAAGTCTACCTTCAGAGAAGAGAGCCCACTTAGGATCAAAATGATAGCCAGTGATTCTCATCGTCCTGAAGTCAAACTCAAAATGGCACCTGTTCCTCTTGATGATTCTAACAG ACCTGCTTCCTTGACTAAAGACAGACTGCTTGCTAGTACACTTGTCCATTCTGTCAAGAAGGAGCAAGAATTCCGATCCATCTTTGACCACATTAAGTTGCCACAGGCCAGCAAAAGCACATCTGAatcatttattcaacacattGTGTCCTTGGTTCATCATGTTAAAG AGCAATACTTCAAATCATCTTCAATGACCCTAAACGAGAGGTTCACTTCGTATCAGAAAGCCACTGAAGAACATAGTGCCAGGCAAAAGAGCCCTGAGATACACAG GAGAATTGACATCTCTCCAAGTGCCCTGAGGAAGCATACCCGTTTAGCAGGGGAAGAGAgagtttttaaagaagaaaatcaaaag GGAGATAAAAAATTAAGATGTGATTCTGCTGATCTTCGGCATGACATAGATCGtcggagaaaagaaagaagtaaagaaCGGGGGGATTCCAAGGGCTCCAGGGAATCCAGTGGAtcaagaaagcaggaaaaaacTCCAAAAGATTACAAGGAATACAAATCTTACAAAGATGACAG taaacaTAAAAGTAGAGAGCAAGATCATTCTCGATCTTCATCCTCTTCAGCATCACCTTCTTCTCCTAGTTCTcgagaagaaaaggagagtaagaaggaaagagaagaagaatttAAAACTCACCATGAACTGAAAGAATACTCAGGCTTTGCAGGAGTTAGCCGACCACGAGGAACCTTT TTTCGAATTAGAGGCAGAGGAAGAGCCAGAGGAGTTTTTGCTGGGACAAATACTGGTCCAAACAACTCAAATACTACTTTTCAAAAGAGACCGAAGGAAGAGGAATGGGATCCAGAATATACCCCAAAGAGCAAGAAGTACTTCTTG CATGATGACAGAGATGATGGTGTGGATTATTGGGCCAAAAGAGGAAGAGGTCGTGGTACTTTCCAACGTGGCAGAGGGCGCTTTAACTTCAAAAAGTCGGGTAGCAGTCCAAAGTGGACTCATGACAAATACCAGGGGGACGGGATTGTTGAAGATGAAGaagagaccatggaaaataatgaagaaaagaagGACAGACGCAAAGAAGAAAAG gaatAG
- the BCLAF1 gene encoding bcl-2-associated transcription factor 1 isoform X3 has protein sequence MGRSNSRSHSSRSKSRSQSSSRSRSRSHSRKKRYSSRSRSRTYSRSRSRDRIYSRDYRRDYRNNRGMRRPYGYRGRGRGYYQGGGGRYHRGGYRPVWNRRHSRSPRRGRSRSRSPKRRSVSSQRSRSRSRRSYRSSRSPRSSSSRSSSPYSKSPVSKRRGSQEKQTKKAEGEPQEESPLKNKSQEEPKDTFEHDPSESIDEFNKSSATSGDIWPGLSAYDNSPRSPHSPSPIATPPSQSSSCSDAPMLSTVHSAKNTPSQHSHSIQHSPERSGSGSVGNGSSRYSPSQNSPIHHIPSRRSPAKTITPQNAPRDEARGRSSFYPDGGDQETAKTGKFLKRFTDEESRVFLLDRGNTRDKEAPKEKGSEKGRTEGEWEDQEVLDYFSDKESGKQKFNDSEGDDTEETEDYRQFRKSVLADQGKNFATTSHRNTEEEGPKYKSKVSLKGNRESDGFREEKNYKLKETGYVVERPSTAKDKHKEDDKNSERITVKKETQSPEQVKSEKLKDLFDYSPPLHKNLDAREKSTFREESPLRIKMIASDSHRPEVKLKMAPVPLDDSNRPASLTKDRLLASTLVHSVKKEQEFRSIFDHIKLPQASKSTSESFIQHIVSLVHHVKEQYFKSSSMTLNERFTSYQKATEEHSARQKSPEIHRRIDISPSALRKHTRLAGEERVFKEENQKGDKKLRCDSADLRHDIDRRRKERSKERGDSKGSRESSGSRKQEKTPKDYKEYKSYKDDSKHKSREQDHSRSSSSSASPSSPSSREEKESKKEREEEFKTHHELKEYSGFAGVSRPRGTFHDDRDDGVDYWAKRGRGRGTFQRGRGRFNFKKSGSSPKWTHDKYQGDGIVEDEEETMENNEEKKDRRKEEKE, from the exons ttctAGGTCTCGTTCCAGGACGTATTCAAGATCTCGTAGTAGAGATCGAATTTATTCTAGAGATTATCGTCGAGATTACAGAAATAATAGAGGAATGAGACGACCTTATGGATACAGAGGAAGGGGTAGAGGGTATTATCAAGGAGGAGGAGGTAGATACCATCGAGGTGGTTATAGACCTGTTTGGAATAGAAGACACTCTAGGAGTCCTCGACGAGGTCGTTCACGTTCCAGGAGTCCAAAAAGAAGATCCGTTTCTTCTCAAAGATCCCGAAGCAGATCTCGCCGATCATATAGATCCTCTAGGTCTCCAAGATCATCCTCTTCTCGTTCTTCGTCCCCTTATAGCAAGTCTCCTGTCTCTAAAAGACGAGGGTCTcaggaaaaacaaaccaaaaaagctgAAGGGGAACCTCAAGAAGAGAgtcctttgaaaaataaatcacagGAGGAACCGAAAGATACATTTGAACACGACCCGTCTGAATCTATTGATGAGTTTAATAAATCATCGGCCACATCTGGTGATATTTGGCCTGGCCTTTCAGCTTATGATAATAGCCCCAGATCGCCCCATAGTCCTTCACCAATTGCTACACCACCTAGTCAGAGTTCATCTTGCTCTGATGCCCCCATGCTCAGTACAGTACACTCTGCAAAAAACACACCCTCTCAGCATTCACATTCCATTCAGCATAGTCCTGAAAGATCTGGGTCTGGTTCTGTTGGAAATGGATCAAGTAGATACAGCCCTTCTCAGAATAGTCCAATTCATCACATCCCTTCACGAAGAAGCCCTGCAAAGACAATCACACCACAGAATGCTCCAAGAGATGAGGCTAGGGGACGTTCCTCATTTTATCCTGATGGTGGAGATCAGGAAACTGCAAAgacaggaaaattcttaaaaag GTTCACAGATGAAGAGTCTAGAGTATTCCTGCTTGATAGGGGTAATACCAGGGATAAAGAGGCTCCAAAGGAGAAAGGATCAgagaaagggaggacagagggaGAATGGGAAGATCAGGAAGTTCTAGATTACTTCAGTGATAAGGAATCtggaaaacaaaagtttaatgattcagaaggggatgacacagaggagacagaggattATAGACAGTTCAGGAAGTCAGTTCTTGCAGATCAGGGTAAAAATTTTGCTACTACGTCTCATCGGAATACTGAGGAGGAAGGACCCAAGTACAAGTCCAAAGTTTCATTGAAAGGCAATAGAGAAAGTGATggatttagagaagaaaaaaattacaaacttaAAGAGACTGGATATGTAGTGGAAAGGCCTAGCACTGCAAAAGATAAGCACAAGGAAGACGACAAAAATTCTGAGAGAATAACAGTAAAGAAAGAAACTCAGTCACCTGAGCAGGTAAAGTCTGAAAAGCTCAAAGACCTCTTTGATTACAGTCCCCCTCTACACAAGAATCTGGATGCCCGAGAAAAGTCTACCTTCAGAGAAGAGAGCCCACTTAGGATCAAAATGATAGCCAGTGATTCTCATCGTCCTGAAGTCAAACTCAAAATGGCACCTGTTCCTCTTGATGATTCTAACAG ACCTGCTTCCTTGACTAAAGACAGACTGCTTGCTAGTACACTTGTCCATTCTGTCAAGAAGGAGCAAGAATTCCGATCCATCTTTGACCACATTAAGTTGCCACAGGCCAGCAAAAGCACATCTGAatcatttattcaacacattGTGTCCTTGGTTCATCATGTTAAAG AGCAATACTTCAAATCATCTTCAATGACCCTAAACGAGAGGTTCACTTCGTATCAGAAAGCCACTGAAGAACATAGTGCCAGGCAAAAGAGCCCTGAGATACACAG GAGAATTGACATCTCTCCAAGTGCCCTGAGGAAGCATACCCGTTTAGCAGGGGAAGAGAgagtttttaaagaagaaaatcaaaag GGAGATAAAAAATTAAGATGTGATTCTGCTGATCTTCGGCATGACATAGATCGtcggagaaaagaaagaagtaaagaaCGGGGGGATTCCAAGGGCTCCAGGGAATCCAGTGGAtcaagaaagcaggaaaaaacTCCAAAAGATTACAAGGAATACAAATCTTACAAAGATGACAG taaacaTAAAAGTAGAGAGCAAGATCATTCTCGATCTTCATCCTCTTCAGCATCACCTTCTTCTCCTAGTTCTcgagaagaaaaggagagtaagaaggaaagagaagaagaatttAAAACTCACCATGAACTGAAAGAATACTCAGGCTTTGCAGGAGTTAGCCGACCACGAGGAACCTTT CATGATGACAGAGATGATGGTGTGGATTATTGGGCCAAAAGAGGAAGAGGTCGTGGTACTTTCCAACGTGGCAGAGGGCGCTTTAACTTCAAAAAGTCGGGTAGCAGTCCAAAGTGGACTCATGACAAATACCAGGGGGACGGGATTGTTGAAGATGAAGaagagaccatggaaaataatgaagaaaagaagGACAGACGCAAAGAAGAAAAG gaatAG
- the BCLAF1 gene encoding bcl-2-associated transcription factor 1 isoform X8 yields MGRSNSRSHSSRSKSRSQSSSRSRSRSHSRKKRYRSRSRTYSRSRSRDRIYSRDYRRDYRNNRGMRRPYGYRGRGRGYYQGGGGRYHRGGYRPVWNRRHSRSPRRGRSRSRSPKRRSVSSQRSRSRSRRSYRSSRSPRSSSSRSSSPYSKSPVSKRRGSQEKQTKKAEGEPQEESPLKNKSQEEPKDTFEHDPSESIDEFNKSSATSGDIWPGLSAYDNSPRSPHSPSPIATPPSQSSSCSDAPMLSTVHSAKNTPSQHSHSIQHSPERSGSGSVGNGSSRYSPSQNSPIHHIPSRRSPAKTITPQNAPRDEARGRSSFYPDGGDQETAKTGKFLKSPPLHKNLDAREKSTFREESPLRIKMIASDSHRPEVKLKMAPVPLDDSNRPASLTKDRLLASTLVHSVKKEQEFRSIFDHIKLPQASKSTSESFIQHIVSLVHHVKEQYFKSSSMTLNERFTSYQKATEEHSARQKSPEIHRRIDISPSALRKHTRLAGEERVFKEENQKGDKKLRCDSADLRHDIDRRRKERSKERGDSKGSRESSGSRKQEKTPKDYKEYKSYKDDSKHKSREQDHSRSSSSSASPSSPSSREEKESKKEREEEFKTHHELKEYSGFAGVSRPRGTFHDDRDDGVDYWAKRGRGRGTFQRGRGRFNFKKSGSSPKWTHDKYQGDGIVEDEEETMENNEEKKDRRKEEKE; encoded by the exons GTCTCGTTCCAGGACGTATTCAAGATCTCGTAGTAGAGATCGAATTTATTCTAGAGATTATCGTCGAGATTACAGAAATAATAGAGGAATGAGACGACCTTATGGATACAGAGGAAGGGGTAGAGGGTATTATCAAGGAGGAGGAGGTAGATACCATCGAGGTGGTTATAGACCTGTTTGGAATAGAAGACACTCTAGGAGTCCTCGACGAGGTCGTTCACGTTCCAGGAGTCCAAAAAGAAGATCCGTTTCTTCTCAAAGATCCCGAAGCAGATCTCGCCGATCATATAGATCCTCTAGGTCTCCAAGATCATCCTCTTCTCGTTCTTCGTCCCCTTATAGCAAGTCTCCTGTCTCTAAAAGACGAGGGTCTcaggaaaaacaaaccaaaaaagctgAAGGGGAACCTCAAGAAGAGAgtcctttgaaaaataaatcacagGAGGAACCGAAAGATACATTTGAACACGACCCGTCTGAATCTATTGATGAGTTTAATAAATCATCGGCCACATCTGGTGATATTTGGCCTGGCCTTTCAGCTTATGATAATAGCCCCAGATCGCCCCATAGTCCTTCACCAATTGCTACACCACCTAGTCAGAGTTCATCTTGCTCTGATGCCCCCATGCTCAGTACAGTACACTCTGCAAAAAACACACCCTCTCAGCATTCACATTCCATTCAGCATAGTCCTGAAAGATCTGGGTCTGGTTCTGTTGGAAATGGATCAAGTAGATACAGCCCTTCTCAGAATAGTCCAATTCATCACATCCCTTCACGAAGAAGCCCTGCAAAGACAATCACACCACAGAATGCTCCAAGAGATGAGGCTAGGGGACGTTCCTCATTTTATCCTGATGGTGGAGATCAGGAAACTGCAAAgacaggaaaattcttaaaaag TCCCCCTCTACACAAGAATCTGGATGCCCGAGAAAAGTCTACCTTCAGAGAAGAGAGCCCACTTAGGATCAAAATGATAGCCAGTGATTCTCATCGTCCTGAAGTCAAACTCAAAATGGCACCTGTTCCTCTTGATGATTCTAACAG ACCTGCTTCCTTGACTAAAGACAGACTGCTTGCTAGTACACTTGTCCATTCTGTCAAGAAGGAGCAAGAATTCCGATCCATCTTTGACCACATTAAGTTGCCACAGGCCAGCAAAAGCACATCTGAatcatttattcaacacattGTGTCCTTGGTTCATCATGTTAAAG AGCAATACTTCAAATCATCTTCAATGACCCTAAACGAGAGGTTCACTTCGTATCAGAAAGCCACTGAAGAACATAGTGCCAGGCAAAAGAGCCCTGAGATACACAG GAGAATTGACATCTCTCCAAGTGCCCTGAGGAAGCATACCCGTTTAGCAGGGGAAGAGAgagtttttaaagaagaaaatcaaaag GGAGATAAAAAATTAAGATGTGATTCTGCTGATCTTCGGCATGACATAGATCGtcggagaaaagaaagaagtaaagaaCGGGGGGATTCCAAGGGCTCCAGGGAATCCAGTGGAtcaagaaagcaggaaaaaacTCCAAAAGATTACAAGGAATACAAATCTTACAAAGATGACAG taaacaTAAAAGTAGAGAGCAAGATCATTCTCGATCTTCATCCTCTTCAGCATCACCTTCTTCTCCTAGTTCTcgagaagaaaaggagagtaagaaggaaagagaagaagaatttAAAACTCACCATGAACTGAAAGAATACTCAGGCTTTGCAGGAGTTAGCCGACCACGAGGAACCTTT CATGATGACAGAGATGATGGTGTGGATTATTGGGCCAAAAGAGGAAGAGGTCGTGGTACTTTCCAACGTGGCAGAGGGCGCTTTAACTTCAAAAAGTCGGGTAGCAGTCCAAAGTGGACTCATGACAAATACCAGGGGGACGGGATTGTTGAAGATGAAGaagagaccatggaaaataatgaagaaaagaagGACAGACGCAAAGAAGAAAAG gaatAG